A region from the Manihot esculenta cultivar AM560-2 chromosome 13, M.esculenta_v8, whole genome shotgun sequence genome encodes:
- the LOC110629765 gene encoding putative potassium transporter 12 isoform X2, with product MYTIALIPLAKYVFVVLKANDNGEGGTFALYSLICRYAKVSMLPNRQPADEQISSFRLKLPTPELERALNIKDALERKSSLKTILLLLVLMGTSMVIGDGILTPAISVMSAMSGLQGEIPGFGTTALVVVSIIILVALFSIQQFGTGKVSFLFAPVLALWFFSLASIGLYNLVTYDVSVLRAFNPAYIYLFFKKNSFDAWSALGGCVLCITGAEAMFADLGHFSVKAIQIAFSCVVFPCLLLAYMGQASYLMKHPESSGRIFYDSVPDSLFWPVFAIATVAAMIASQAMISATFSCVKQSMALGCFPRLKIVHTSRRLMGQIYIPVINYFLMIMCIVVVSIFRSTTDIANAYGIAEVGVMIVSTTLVTLVMLLIWQTNLFLALCFPLIFGSVELIYLSAVLSKIKEGGWLPLVFASCFLCVMYIWNYGSVLKYQSEVREKISMDFMHELGSTLGTVRVPGIGLLYNELVHGIPAILGQYLLSLPAIHSTIVFVCIKYVPVPVVPQEERFLFRRVCPKDYHMFRCVARYGYKDVRKEDHHAFEQFLVESLEKFLRREAQDLALETNLNELDMDSVSVISKDSEAPAGDGADELRIPLMRDQRSGEPGTSTSEEAQPALPSSVMSADEDPSLEYELAALKEAKDSGFTYLLAHGDVRAKKNSIFLKKLVINYFYAFLRKNCRGGAATMRVPHMNILQVGMTYMV from the exons ATGTACACAATTGCTCTCATCCCTTTAGCAAAATATGTATTTGTAGTGCTTAAAGCAAATGACAATGGGGAGG GAGGAACATTTGCTTTGTACTCACTGATTTGCAGATATGCAAAGGTTAGTATGCTACCAAATCGTCAGCCAGCTGATGAACAAATCTCAAGTTTTAGGCTCAAGCTGCCCACTCCAGAGTTGGAAAGGGCTTTAAACATAAAAGACGCCCTGGAGAGGAAGTCATCCCTGAAAACAATCCTCTTGCTCTTGGTTCTGATGGGAACTTCCATGGTTATAGGAGATGGTATTCTGACTCCAGCCATATCAG TTATGTCTGCTATGAGTGGTCTGCAGGGTGAAATACCTGGATTTGGCACAA CTGCACTGGTGGTTGTCTCGATCATAATCCTTGTGGCTTTGTTCAGCATACAGCAGTTTGGCACTGGGAAAGTGAGTTTCCTGTTTGCTCCTGTGCTCGCTTTGTGGTTCTTCTCTTTGGCTTCTATTGGACTCTACAATCTTGTGACATATGATGTTAGTGTCTTGAGGGCATTCAATCCTGCCTATATCTATCTGTTCTTCAAGAAGAACAGCTTCGATGCATGGTCAGCTCTTGGTGGTTGTGTCCTGTGCATCACAG GAGCTGAAGCAATGTTTGCTGATCTGGGGCATTTCTCTGTAAAAGCAATACAG ATTGCCTTCTCTTGTGTAGTATTTCCCTGTCTTCTCTTAGCTTACATGGGCCAGGCTTCGTATTTAATGAAACATCCTGAATCTTCAGGGAGAATATTCTACGATTCTGTGCCAG ATAGTCTTTTCTGGCCAGTATTTGCCATAGCTACAGTTGCTGCCATGATTGCTAGCCAAGCAATGATTTCTGCTACATTTTCATGTGTTAAGCAATCTATGGCTCTTGGATGCTTTCCAAGGCTGAAGATAGTTCACACCTCAAGGAGGCTGATGGGTCAAATTTACATCCCTgttataaattactttttaatgatTATGTGCATAGTTGTGGTCTCAATCTTCCGGAGCACCACAGATATCGCTAATGCTTACG GTATAGCTGAGGTCGGTGTGATGATTGTGAGCACCACCTTAGTGACACTTGTAATGCTTCTGATCTGGCAGACTAATTTGTTTCTGGCTTTATGTTTCCCTCTCATTTTCGGGTCAGTGGAACTCATTTACTTGTCTGCGGTTCTATCAAAAATCAAAGAGGGTGGATGGCTTCCACTTGTATTTGCTAGCTGTTTCCTTTGCGTGATGTATATTTGGAACTATGGGAGTGTGTTGAAATACCAGAGTGAGGTAAGGGAGAAGATCTCTATGGACTTCATGCATGAGCTCGGTTCCACCCTGGGAACCGTTAGAGTTCCTGGAATTGGACTGTTGTACAACGAGCTTGTCCATGGTATTCCCGCAATATTGGGGCAGTACCTACTGAGCCTTCCAGCAATCCACTCTACAATAGTATTTGTTTGCATCAAGTACGTCCCCGTCCCGGTGGTTCCTCAAGAGGAGAGGTTTCTTTTCCGAAGAGTTTGCCCAAAAGACTATCATATGTTCCGTTGTGTTGCCCGGTATGGTTACAAAGATGTTAGGAAGGAAGATCACCATGCGTTTGAGCAATTTTTGGTTGAAAGCCTTGAAAAGTTCTTGCGACGAGAGGCTCAGGATCTTGCCTTGGAGACCAATTTGAATGAGTTAGACATGGATAGTGTTTCAGTGATATCCAAGGATTCTGAAGCTCCAGCTGGTGATGGGGCCGACGAACTAAGAATCCCTTTAATGCGCGATCAAAGATCAGGGGAACCTGGAACTTCTACTTCAGAAGAAGCACAGCCAGCATTGCCTTCTAGTGTCATGTCAGcagatgaagatccaagcctaGAATATGAGCTTGCAGCTCTTAAAGAAGCAAAAGATTCAGGATTTACTTATTTGCTTGCTCATGGGGATGTGAGAGCAAAGAAAAATTCCATTTTCCTCAAGAAATTGGTTATCAACTACTTCTATGCATTCTTGAGGAAGAATTGTAGAGGCGGCGCAGCCACCATGCGAGTACCCCACATGAATATTCTGCAAGTTGGGATGACATACATGGTTTAA
- the LOC110629765 gene encoding putative potassium transporter 12 isoform X1, giving the protein MEGDRIEESSVRLLSRPSSGGGVGESRWVDGSEVDSESPPWSLLDENDSREGYGSIRRRLIKKPKRADSFDVEAMEITGAKGHHSKDLSTWTTIALAFQTLGVVYGDLGTSPLYVFADVFSKVKIDSEVDILGALSLVMYTIALIPLAKYVFVVLKANDNGEGGTFALYSLICRYAKVSMLPNRQPADEQISSFRLKLPTPELERALNIKDALERKSSLKTILLLLVLMGTSMVIGDGILTPAISVMSAMSGLQGEIPGFGTTALVVVSIIILVALFSIQQFGTGKVSFLFAPVLALWFFSLASIGLYNLVTYDVSVLRAFNPAYIYLFFKKNSFDAWSALGGCVLCITGAEAMFADLGHFSVKAIQIAFSCVVFPCLLLAYMGQASYLMKHPESSGRIFYDSVPDSLFWPVFAIATVAAMIASQAMISATFSCVKQSMALGCFPRLKIVHTSRRLMGQIYIPVINYFLMIMCIVVVSIFRSTTDIANAYGIAEVGVMIVSTTLVTLVMLLIWQTNLFLALCFPLIFGSVELIYLSAVLSKIKEGGWLPLVFASCFLCVMYIWNYGSVLKYQSEVREKISMDFMHELGSTLGTVRVPGIGLLYNELVHGIPAILGQYLLSLPAIHSTIVFVCIKYVPVPVVPQEERFLFRRVCPKDYHMFRCVARYGYKDVRKEDHHAFEQFLVESLEKFLRREAQDLALETNLNELDMDSVSVISKDSEAPAGDGADELRIPLMRDQRSGEPGTSTSEEAQPALPSSVMSADEDPSLEYELAALKEAKDSGFTYLLAHGDVRAKKNSIFLKKLVINYFYAFLRKNCRGGAATMRVPHMNILQVGMTYMV; this is encoded by the exons ATGGAAGGAGATCGGATTGAAGAGAGCAGTGTTAGGTTGCTGTCTCGTCCTAGCAGTGGTGGTGGGGTTGGTGAGTCTAGGTGGGTAGATGGGAGTGAAGTGGATTCCGAGTCACCTCCATGGTCTTTGCTTGATGAGAATGATAGTAGAGAGGGGTATGGGTCAATTAGGAGGAGGCTGATTAAGAAGCCCAAGAGAGCTGATTCTTTTGATGTTGAAGCCATGGAGATTACTGGTGCTAAAGGCCATCACTCTAAG GATCTCTCCACTTGGACTACTATTGCACTGGCCTTTCAAACACTGGGAGTGGTATATGGTGATCTGGGCACGAGCCCTTTATATGTTTTTGCTGATGTGTTCAGTAAGGTGAAGATTGACTCAGAAGTTGATATATTGGGGGCTTTATCACTAGTTATGTACACAATTGCTCTCATCCCTTTAGCAAAATATGTATTTGTAGTGCTTAAAGCAAATGACAATGGGGAGG GAGGAACATTTGCTTTGTACTCACTGATTTGCAGATATGCAAAGGTTAGTATGCTACCAAATCGTCAGCCAGCTGATGAACAAATCTCAAGTTTTAGGCTCAAGCTGCCCACTCCAGAGTTGGAAAGGGCTTTAAACATAAAAGACGCCCTGGAGAGGAAGTCATCCCTGAAAACAATCCTCTTGCTCTTGGTTCTGATGGGAACTTCCATGGTTATAGGAGATGGTATTCTGACTCCAGCCATATCAG TTATGTCTGCTATGAGTGGTCTGCAGGGTGAAATACCTGGATTTGGCACAA CTGCACTGGTGGTTGTCTCGATCATAATCCTTGTGGCTTTGTTCAGCATACAGCAGTTTGGCACTGGGAAAGTGAGTTTCCTGTTTGCTCCTGTGCTCGCTTTGTGGTTCTTCTCTTTGGCTTCTATTGGACTCTACAATCTTGTGACATATGATGTTAGTGTCTTGAGGGCATTCAATCCTGCCTATATCTATCTGTTCTTCAAGAAGAACAGCTTCGATGCATGGTCAGCTCTTGGTGGTTGTGTCCTGTGCATCACAG GAGCTGAAGCAATGTTTGCTGATCTGGGGCATTTCTCTGTAAAAGCAATACAG ATTGCCTTCTCTTGTGTAGTATTTCCCTGTCTTCTCTTAGCTTACATGGGCCAGGCTTCGTATTTAATGAAACATCCTGAATCTTCAGGGAGAATATTCTACGATTCTGTGCCAG ATAGTCTTTTCTGGCCAGTATTTGCCATAGCTACAGTTGCTGCCATGATTGCTAGCCAAGCAATGATTTCTGCTACATTTTCATGTGTTAAGCAATCTATGGCTCTTGGATGCTTTCCAAGGCTGAAGATAGTTCACACCTCAAGGAGGCTGATGGGTCAAATTTACATCCCTgttataaattactttttaatgatTATGTGCATAGTTGTGGTCTCAATCTTCCGGAGCACCACAGATATCGCTAATGCTTACG GTATAGCTGAGGTCGGTGTGATGATTGTGAGCACCACCTTAGTGACACTTGTAATGCTTCTGATCTGGCAGACTAATTTGTTTCTGGCTTTATGTTTCCCTCTCATTTTCGGGTCAGTGGAACTCATTTACTTGTCTGCGGTTCTATCAAAAATCAAAGAGGGTGGATGGCTTCCACTTGTATTTGCTAGCTGTTTCCTTTGCGTGATGTATATTTGGAACTATGGGAGTGTGTTGAAATACCAGAGTGAGGTAAGGGAGAAGATCTCTATGGACTTCATGCATGAGCTCGGTTCCACCCTGGGAACCGTTAGAGTTCCTGGAATTGGACTGTTGTACAACGAGCTTGTCCATGGTATTCCCGCAATATTGGGGCAGTACCTACTGAGCCTTCCAGCAATCCACTCTACAATAGTATTTGTTTGCATCAAGTACGTCCCCGTCCCGGTGGTTCCTCAAGAGGAGAGGTTTCTTTTCCGAAGAGTTTGCCCAAAAGACTATCATATGTTCCGTTGTGTTGCCCGGTATGGTTACAAAGATGTTAGGAAGGAAGATCACCATGCGTTTGAGCAATTTTTGGTTGAAAGCCTTGAAAAGTTCTTGCGACGAGAGGCTCAGGATCTTGCCTTGGAGACCAATTTGAATGAGTTAGACATGGATAGTGTTTCAGTGATATCCAAGGATTCTGAAGCTCCAGCTGGTGATGGGGCCGACGAACTAAGAATCCCTTTAATGCGCGATCAAAGATCAGGGGAACCTGGAACTTCTACTTCAGAAGAAGCACAGCCAGCATTGCCTTCTAGTGTCATGTCAGcagatgaagatccaagcctaGAATATGAGCTTGCAGCTCTTAAAGAAGCAAAAGATTCAGGATTTACTTATTTGCTTGCTCATGGGGATGTGAGAGCAAAGAAAAATTCCATTTTCCTCAAGAAATTGGTTATCAACTACTTCTATGCATTCTTGAGGAAGAATTGTAGAGGCGGCGCAGCCACCATGCGAGTACCCCACATGAATATTCTGCAAGTTGGGATGACATACATGGTTTAA